In Lampris incognitus isolate fLamInc1 chromosome 13, fLamInc1.hap2, whole genome shotgun sequence, the genomic stretch CCTATCTACACAGCGACCAATACACACTCAGATTATGCATTGTTATATGCCTCAAATTGTGACATTCTACACAGTTTATTATTCGCCAAGCGTGTTCAGCTTTggctttatacacacacacacacacacacacacacacacacacacacacacaaggaatttTACTTGGTGGGGTTGCTCACAAACATGTAGGACACAACCCAAGGTTATGAATATTTGATTAGTAAagggacattacagaagaaatgGTGGGTCTCTCATGCATAGTGCATGCAAATAGTAGCGCAAAAAGTAAACTCTGTAAACAAGAGCAATTAGAGGAGTCTACAAAGTAAGACTGGTGGGTTAACAATCTTTAACGCAAATCATAGAATAAACCAGGATGTATGTGGGCACATAAAATCGGGAAGAAAGTATCAATAGCAATGCAATATTCATCTTGTTTATATAACATTTAGTCTTTCATCTGTGCATTTTCTAGTTTTAAATTGATTGTACATCACTGCTGTCCTCTACTGGCCAATTGGATTAATTACACTAGTCAACTGCTCCATCAGCAGACAATAACGCATTTCCCAAAACCTTTTACCCAAACAAACTACCTGATACTGCATAGGGTTACACATAACTGAAAGTATTGTGTTTTAGTCATAGTCTGTTTAGAAGACAACTGACCTGTTTTTGCAACGTTTAACACATTGACAACCATAACTTTTAGCCAGTCTCCACTACTCTTTTTCCCTGATTGACAAGATTCCCAATACTGTTCTGATGTGGTAAATACATCCCTGcagtcctccatccatccatccatccatctgaaccacttatcctgctctcagggtcccggggatgctggagcctatcccagcagtcattgggtggcaggcagggagacaccctggacaggccaccaaaccatcacacacacacatgcattcttacctagggacaatttagtatgggcgaTTCACCTAatttacatatctttggactgtgggaggaaaccggagcccccggaagaaacccatgcagacacggggagaacatgcaaactccacacagaggactacccaGGATTacccaccaaggttagactaccctggggctcgaacccaggaccttcttgctgtgagatgactgcgctaaccaccgtgccgccctgcagTCCCCTAAAGAGGAACAATTTGTTGGCTACGTGAACAAACCCGTCAAATGTTGTGGCAGCCTTGCCTTTCCAAAATAAGTGACTGCAGAAGTGAATTGCTAAGGCAAAGATGTTGTGACTGTACGCTACATAAGAACACGACTTAGAATGTATACCTGTTAAAACGCCATCGATACCAACAACAACTACGTGCTGGCTGCAAAGCAACCCATCATCTGCCATGCATAGATGTTATCAATGGATTCTGACCTCATTTTACAGGTTTTTGAATACTTTTATTTAAATACTATTCAAACAGATATGACATTTTCTCTGAACGAAAGGAAATAACTTTAgtacaaacaaaaacagcaaaaaaatacTTTTATTGAAATAATCCAAAATCATTCTATGCAATAGAAAAGCAATCACATGTGATGTGGTCGTGAAATATTcttaaacatacatacatacatatacatacatacacacacaagcacatcagGCACAATTTTGGTAATCATCTGTCATTAGTGCAGTGAATGCCCAAATTACAGCAGGCTTCTAAAACACACAACAATGATATCAAATGAATGACGCAAGACAGCACAGCAAAACGTAACATCGAAAATATGAGTTTGTGACCGCTAAAAGCAAGGCTGGCTGTTTAAGAAACATCTGACAAGATCATCCCTGCGATACAAGGGAATGACATTCAACTAACAAGGCCGATTCAGTTCCTGAGACCAAACAGTCGACACAAGCCTGTGCAGCAGAGATTCGTGCAGTGATATCCAAGgacacattggggggggggggggggggatactgcaACATTGACCAAGGTTTCGTTTTTAATACACTTGCAATGGTTGCAAGGGAGTGCCTCATCACCCAAATaaattattttacatattttatacaaAGCAGCTTTGACTCCTTCTAATAGGACTGTTCCCCTCCCACGCCAATCAAACCAGCCCCCTGTGGTCCACATGCGTTCAACATTTTTACCCATCTCAAAGCTACAAGAGGAAAAACCCACCTGAGGTCTCCTGTGATACGTCAATGTATGTAAATAGCTACTGAATGTTTTCATGCCTTGGTGGCCGTATTGTCCCACCCCGAGTCGCTGAATCGACTGACAAATCACGATATAAGCTGAAGGACGTCAGACTTTGGGAGGCACTGTTGAATCAAGAAGCAACAAAGTGCATTCatgccaaaataaaaaaaaacggaTGAGAAGTAGCTTTGGCTGAAACAGCAAGGCAGAGTGACCATCTAAAGCAATTGATAAAGGTTCAACTCCAGCCAAACTTTGGCAAGAAAACAAAATGTCAGACTACAAATAAATCTAAAGACAAACAGCCCACATTTAATTGCAAGCACCACTTAACTTTCAGCGCCTGTATTATTATACAGAGGGCGAGCAAGAGGACCTACTGCAGCAGATGAGGTTGAAGTGATAACCATATGCATCAGTTTTCAATGACAACTCAAAACATGTAAACATTTCAAGTAGACGTTAACAGTGCCTTGGTGCAGCGAGGTTAGCATGTTATACCTAGTTTTGGTTCAAATTCTTTATTTCTCACAAGTATTTATTTATTGGCCTGCCAAAATTGCCAGCGAACAGCTTTAGGAAACACAACCAAGAGAAAGATGGCATTCGACAAGGGCTCAAGCAAAATATCCCAAATGGGTGCAATCCGCTGCACTTTTATCCTCCCGTGGATTTCTGAGATCAGATGTGGGTCGAACAGAAATGACCATCGCGTTCGTTAACCTTCTGAAAGCGTCCAACGGGTGGACTTTATTGTCACCTGGACAGCTCAGTGTCAGCTGTGCCTACTCCAAGACGAAATATATTAAATATCCATTACATCTCCCTGCGATTGTCTAGACATGTTATGTGTGGCTAAATCCCATCCATGTGGAGCCTAAAAGAGGcaaaaacgtaaaaaaaaaaataaaaaaaaatttgcaaGAATTCTGGTCTGGACTGTCTACCACAAATGGATGTGATAAAAGGGAAAAGTCTCATGCTCACGTCATATTGGTCaatcaaataataaaaaaaaagccaaGGTAATAGACAGATGGGAAGTATTTCAAAACAAAATGAGGGTGCTGAGAAATCAAAAACGTCTTTCAACCCACCCGACCAGCAGGTAGGGAGCTCGGACAGGGCACGCGGGGCGTCTAACTCACTGCCTCTCTTCAGACCAATCAAAATCACATTGAAACCGACGTTTCCATTAACATCCTTGTTACAAAACACAACCGAGATGTAAATGTCTGAAAAAATCCTTTTCTTGCAAACGAAACTGATCCCAGCCCAGTGgtcaaatgaataaataatatcTCTCACATAACACTCACTTGGCTTTGTTTCCAATACCGTTTCAGGGGGAACAGGAGAGAATGTGACACCAACTCAGGGAAGTGTCTATTCATCCAAGTGATTTAAATCCGTGCTCTTTTTTTATGAGAAATATAATAATGTCGCTGCACAATGTTGCAGCTATATTAGCAAAAAAACACGTTATGGATCAAGTGTCGGATACGGTGTCACATATACAGTTGAAAAGCAACAAATTAATTCAACAGATGCAAAGTAAAGACATGCAGCATTTCTTTTacctaataataacaaaaacaacaacaacaacacactacATTCGTGCAACAAAAGACATACAGTAATACACTTGACATTTCACTTGATGTTGCAGATTTTCATATGAAAATTAGACATTTGCCATTGTAATTATGTGCCCCATACTCAATGTTAAGTCAATGACGTTTGCTGGCGGTACAAATAAAAAGACATTTTCAATGACGGAACGAGCTGtgctcttatttttttttttttacactgagcACTGAACATAGACTAACTAGACACAAGACAGCTGATATTTGGAGTGACTGGTGGACCCTTAACATGACACTGTTATTGTGAAAACTCAAAAATAGGCACAATCTGACCAGTGAAACCAAACGGAGCACCTACTGCTTTCATGTCATGACTGTTTCCACTGGCAGTGTTTGGGAGCTTATATAACCGTGAGTTTTGGATATGACAAACATCCTTGTAACAAAGCTCAGTCACCGATTCACTTGTTACTTGGTCaagcaaaccttttttttttaacccccccaccccttttctccccgattgcacCCAGCCgattaccccaatcttctgagccgtcccagtcgctgctccaccccctctgccgatctgggaagggctgcaggctaccacatgcttcctctgatagatgtggagtcgccagccgtctcttttcacctgacagtgaggagtttcaccagggggatgtagcatgtgggaggatcatgctattcccgccagttccccctcctccccgaacaggcgccccaaccaaccagaggaggtgccagtgcagtgagcaggacacatacccacacccggcttcccactcgcagacacggccaattgtgtctgcagggacgccaaccaagtcagaggtaacacggggacttgaaccggcgatccccgtgttggtaggcaatggaatagaccactacgctacccagacgcccctcaagCAAACATTTTAAAAACACAAATCAAACATGGCTTAGTCAAGTGGGGTTATCTTTAGGATCATAGACGGAAGCTTTGCAGTGATGGCATTAAACTAGAAGGTCACTTTGTAAAAAATACTTATTTAAGATGTATACCAGCAGTTTTCTGGGGTCGGGGAATCTTTAAGAACCTGAAGCAAAAAAAACTGACAGCATTTGGATTTCTAGATCCATCTCAAACCAAACCCAGACCTGCTGAGCTGAGCAAGGAAAGACTCCTGTTCCTTTGTCTTTATCCCCTAAAAGTATGTACTCACTCTGTCCCGCCACGCAATTAAAAAAATTGTCAAGAGTTTTGTTCCAAAATGAAAAATGAACCAAGTGACACAAGTGCCAGCTCTGGTtacaaaaagacccccccccccaaaaaaagagaaaaataaattaaaagtaTATCTTAAAGCACATTGGAGTCACTAATTTTAGTCGACAAAGAGAAAACACTGTGAATGACTGGATTCTCTGTTTAGGAGAAAttgcatgacatccaactatgaGCTCTTTCATTCCAAATGTGGATGCAAATCAGTTTGGAAACAACCTTTTCATTTAGTTATTGTAAAACAGATGAACAGATCCATAGTTCTGCACAACCCTTTTAAAGGAAACACAGGTCCGTGGCCGAGACAGAGCGAGTCACAAGTAAATACTTTAGGGAGTGTGGATTGTAATAGGAGCACAAGCTCAGCTTCCTGCAACAACGATGCCCGTGTCCACTAGAGAGCCATGCTTTTCTAAAAAGTCCCAGTGTGAGAAGAACTGGTTGTGACTTTTGCTGTTTCTGCGGCTATATCTTGAAAATTATTTAGAAGAATGCCACTCTTTTTTCTAAACTACGAAATATCTGGTTTTGCAGGTCATTAAGAATGTGCCTATCTGTTGGCATTCTAGGTTACATGCAACACAGTCTTTACTCTAGTGGACACAAAGCCTGTCTCAAATCTCCATCTTGTAATACAGCATTGAGAAGTGCCAAAAAGCAGCCGACACACAGTGTTAAAGCATTATAAAGGCCATATAAATAGTTGTGATATAAATATGTGCACACAAAAACGGACACGTCACTTTCGATGAAGCTCATGCAACGGTAATGCAGTGTCTATCCAAGTCTGACATCAAGTCAAAATACTACGATGGCCATTTTGGAAAAGGAGCTTTGCCCTCATTTTAAGCGATATGATGTACTTAACTCCACACACTGAAGATGCCACGGTACCCCAAGTGACTGACGCCGATATCTCAACCTAAAGCTGCCAACTTGAAAGTTACAAACCATTCTTAAATAAAATAACAGTGAACACTTTGACCTATCGAGATTAGCGCACTGAGTCAGGTGCAAGGTGTCTTCCATAGCGTGGTTGTAACTACTTCAGGCAGACATGAAATGGCTGCCAGTAGGCAATTAGATAATTACAGTTGAAcacaaaatggctgctgctgAGTTATTACTGGCAGTTCAATTTGGGGTTACTGAGCCAAGCCCAGATCTGAATCATCTCCTGTGGGGTTCGAGGGTGAACAAGCATCAAGCTCTTATATGCACAGGGATTAGATCTATACTTCTCCTCAATGTCAAAAGTCCTGAAGCCCTTATGCTTTTCAGGGGCCAACCCCAGTTTCCTAAGGCACATGCCCGTATAGACATCATCTATGGGGTAGAGGGCCACTTGTTGTGATACGTTGTGCAGACGTGCAGCTAGGTCCCCAGAGTAGAGGTAACCTCCACCCCCTGCGTATGGAGGGTACATCCCAACGTACATGCTCTCCGGGATAAAGTACTTGACCTTCTTGTCACGGTGTGGCCCTGCATTGGTGATGACATCACCCACAAACAGGTCCCTGGCCCTGGGCCCTGACAGGCCTTTGAGGAAGTCCAGGATGCGGAACGTGTTGACAAAGACGTCATCATCCCCTTTGAAGATGTACTGGGCCCCTGGGCAGCGGGCTTGTATCCAATCCAGGAAGAGCACCTCCTTGACGGTAAGGTTGAAGAAGGAGTCCCGGTAGTCCCACTGGACAATGTCCTTGTGTCGGGTGCTCTCAAATTGCAGCATCTCAGACAGATCAGGGTGGTAGTCCACTGCTGTGGCGTTGCCAAGCAGGAACACAGTTGCCACTGTCCGATTGGCCAGGATGCCTGCCTGTCCCCAAGACTGACGAATGGCCTGCCGGCGGTCGAAGTGTGGGGCCAGTGATTTGACAGCCAGCAGCAGGAAAGGTGGGTCCTTGCATAGGTGATGCTGGTCCACCAACAGGGGATAGGAGCGGCAGCGCATATAAAGTAGGAAGTCCTTAAAGCGGCCAGGTAGGGAGTTGTAGTCTTTCACCTGAGTGGTGACCTTTAGGTCAGGCTTgcaagggtcagaggtcaaatctGTGTCATTCAGCCAATCAGGTATGTTGGTTGTATTTATATATCTGTAGTTAGCAGAGAGGATGGGGTTATTCTGTAGATCCAGAATCTGCTGCTGACGGTTCCAGTAAGCCTGGTTGGGGACCAGTTTGGTCCAGAAAGGCTTGGTGGGGATGTGGACTTTGTTGCGCCCATTCTTGTCTTGGCTGTTGTGCCGTGAAACCAGAATGAAGATGAAGAGGTTCACCATCATCACCGTCATCAGAACCTTTAGCCTCCTCCGCGGCAACACCATGGTGACGTTCTCCCCGCTCACCacctacacacagatacacaattaACCAATACACTTCTAtataaaagacacacacacacacacacacacacacacacacacattatatatatatataaataaaagagAGACAGATCATTAATAATGATTGTTTATAATGATCATTTCCCTTCTACAGTGAGGTTATAGTTATAGTGTCGGCATGTTCAAGAAAACGATAAATTAAAAGAAGGTGAGTCAAATCAGTTTTTGATGATTTCAACATTTATAGGATTTTCCCAAGTAATGTCTGAAAGAGACGTTTCAAGAAACCAAACTTAACTACTTGGGCTTTCTCAACAGGAAGTGCTCCTGGAAACAAACATGTCCTAGTCATTTCTTGGCTCTATATAACAAGCAAATGCTGTGTCCTTTGTCATGCCCCCTTTCTCCCATTTGCTTACTTATTCCCTCACGTGTCCTAAATTGCTGAATGACTCCAGGTGTATCCCCATGTGTCCAAAATTTTCCCCTAGTTTTTTATATAGTGCACAATATTCACCTTCTTCCATTTTGTGTCCCAACCGTAACTGTAAAATTTATTCCCCATTTAGTGCCCTCCAAAATTTCCACAATTCAAGTGAAAATGTAATGTTCAACATATGTACACTACCTTATGGTAAAAATACCACAATGCAGTGTTTTGCTTTTTCTCCACTCTGCCTGTGCACTCTTTTCACTGTCAATTACTGCATGAGGGGACAATAAGAAGCTGCAAAATGATGATGTTTGAGTACTATACGCAGTGTTTCCTGTGGAACAAGAGGTGTGCCGTGGGGGCAATGTGAACCTGGGGGGTGGActactgaaaaaaaaatgcagacataCTTGTtttacacactatacacacacacacactatatacacacacacacacacacacacacacatatatatatatgcttagtGACAAAGCTTGCAGGATTTGTTGGGGCAGTTTACTCTTCAGGGCTTCTCGTAGAACACTTCCATGGCCCTTTGATATAAGAAGTCCTTGAGAGGAGGCTCATTAATAGATCGCAGCATGCAGGCTGCTAGCATAATTTCATACATTACTATAACCAGCTATGAGTCAGTTAAAAGTAAATTAAAATAGCCTAAAACCGGTCACCTGCCACTAGGGTTCGGAGCCCCTGATCTCGAAAGGTAACATATACAATCACTTTGATTTAGGCCAAAAAGGAAGCATAGGGATTAGATGAAGTGCAGCGGACCTTGAGACGATCGCTGCCCACAGCATCTTCCGACCACCCGGCCAGACCAAATGCTACCGCAAGTGGTGCAATCACCCCCAGAAGAGAGCCAGGATaagagctaagctaacccagcttg encodes the following:
- the b3gnt2b gene encoding N-acetyllactosaminide beta-1,3-N-acetylglucosaminyltransferase 2 is translated as MVLPRRRLKVLMTVMMVNLFIFILVSRHNSQDKNGRNKVHIPTKPFWTKLVPNQAYWNRQQQILDLQNNPILSANYRYINTTNIPDWLNDTDLTSDPCKPDLKVTTQVKDYNSLPGRFKDFLLYMRCRSYPLLVDQHHLCKDPPFLLLAVKSLAPHFDRRQAIRQSWGQAGILANRTVATVFLLGNATAVDYHPDLSEMLQFESTRHKDIVQWDYRDSFFNLTVKEVLFLDWIQARCPGAQYIFKGDDDVFVNTFRILDFLKGLSGPRARDLFVGDVITNAGPHRDKKVKYFIPESMYVGMYPPYAGGGGYLYSGDLAARLHNVSQQVALYPIDDVYTGMCLRKLGLAPEKHKGFRTFDIEEKYRSNPCAYKSLMLVHPRTPQEMIQIWAWLSNPKLNCQ